A stretch of Phoenix dactylifera cultivar Barhee BC4 chromosome 16, palm_55x_up_171113_PBpolish2nd_filt_p, whole genome shotgun sequence DNA encodes these proteins:
- the LOC103720102 gene encoding ATPase 11, plasma membrane-type, with the protein MGDKAATLDAVLKEAVDLENIPLEEVFDNLRCTREGLTTEQAEERLAIFGHNKLEEKEESKILKFLGFMWNPLSWVMEAAAIMAIALANGGGKPPDWQDFVGIITLLVINSTISFIEENNAGNAAAALMARLAPKAKVLRDGRWSEEESAILVPGDIISIKLGDIIPADARLLDGDPLKIDQSALTGESLPVTKGPGDGVYSGSTCKQGEIEAVVIATGVHTFFGKAAHLVDSTNQVGHFQKVLTAIGNFCICSIAVGMCVEIIVMYPIQHRAYRPGIDNLLVLLIGGIPIAMPTVLSVTMAIGSHRLAQQGAITKRMTAIEEMAGMDVLCSDKTGTLTLNKLTVDQNLVEVFTKGVTPDTVILMAARASRTENQDAIDTAIVNMLADPKEARAGIQEVHFLPFNPTDKRTALTYIDSDGKMHRVSKGAPEQILNLAHNKSEIERRVHAVIDKFAERGLRSLAVAYQEVPEGRKESPGSPWQFIGLMPLFDPPRHDSAETIRRALNLGVNVKMITGDQLAIGKETGRRLGMGTNMYPSSALLGHNKDESIAALPIDELIEKADGFAGVFPEHKYEIVKRLQARKHICGMTGDGVNDAPALKKADIGIAVADATDAARSASDIVLTEPGLSVIISAVLTSRAIFQRMKNYTIYAVSITIRIVLGFMLLALIWHFDFPPFMVLIIAILNDGTIMTISKDRVKPSPQPDSWKLSEIFATGIILGGYLAMMTVIFFWAAYKTDFFPRVFHVESLEKTAQDDFQKLASAVYLQVSTISQALIFVTRSRSWSFVERPGFFLVAAFLVAQLVATLIAVYADWGFAAIKGIGWGWAGVIWLYNIIFYFPLDIIKFLTRYALSGRAWDLVIEQRIAFTRQKDFGKEARELKWAHAQRTLHGLHPPETKMFGERTSFADLNQMAEEAKRRAEIARLRELHTLKGHVESVVRLKGLDIDTIQQAYTV; encoded by the exons ATGGGTGATAAGGCGGCGACACTGGATGCCGTCCTCAAGGAGGCCGTCGATTTG GAGAACATACCCTTGGAGGAGGTTTTTGACAATCTGAGATGCACCCGGGAGGGGCTGACGACGGAGCAGGCCGAGGAGCGGCTCGCCATCTTCGGCCACAACAAGCTCGAGGAAAAGGAG GAAAGCAAGATTCTGAAATTCCTGGGGTTCATGTGGAACCCGCTGTCGTGGGTGATGGAGGCCGCCGCCATCATGGCCATCGCCCTCGCCAACGGAGGG GGGAAGCCCCCAGACTGGCAGGATTTCGTCGGGATTATAACCCTGCTTGTGATCAACTCGACTATCAGCTTCATCGAGGAGAATAATGCTGGTAATGCCGCGGCAGCCCTCATGGCCCGCCTCGCCCCCAAAGCCAAG gtgCTCAGGGATGGCCGGTGGAGCGAGGAGGAATCGGCCATCCTTGTCCCCGGGGATATTATTAGCATCAAGCTTGGGGATATCATCCCTGCAGATGCCCGTCTCCTTGATGGAGATCCATTAAAAATTGATCAG TCTGCCCTTACCGGAGAATCACTTCCAGTTACCAAAGGTCCAGGTGACGGTGTATACTCTGGTTCCACATGCAAGCAGGGCGAGATCGAGGCTGTCGTTATTGCTACGGGTGTTCATACTTTCTTTGGTAAGGCTGCACATCTCGTGGACTCAACGAACCAAGTTGGTCACTTTCAAAAG GTCTTGACTGCTATCGGGAATTTCTGTATTTGTTCGATTGCAGTGGGAATGTGTGTCGAGATTATTGTTATGTATCCGATCCAACACAGGGCCTACCGCCCTGGAATTGACAATCTTTTGGTTCTGCTTATTGGCGGGATTCCAATAGCCATGCCCACAGTTCTGTCCGTCACAATGGCAATTGGCTCTCACCGCTTAGCTCAGCAG GGAGCCATCACGAAGAGAATGACTGCAATTGAAGAAATGGCTGGCATGGATGTCCTTTGCAGTGACAAAACAGGAACTCTTACTCTTAACAAGCTAACAGTGGACCAGAACCTTGTCGAG GTTTTCACAAAAGGTGTAACTCCAGATACTGTAATTCTAATGGCTGCTAGAGCCTCACGAACTGAGAATCAAGATGCTATAGACACTGCTATAGTTAATATGCTTGCAGACCCAAAGGAG GCACGAGCTGGTATTCAAGAGGTGCACTTTCTGCCATTTAATCCTACTGACAAAAGGACTGCTTTAACATATATTGATAGTGACGGCAAAATGCATCGTGTCAGCAAAGGTGCTCCAGAACAG ATCTTAAATCTTGCACATAACAAGTCAGAGATAGAGCGCAGGGTCCATGCTGTGATTGACAAATTTGCTGAGCGGGGGCTTCGGTCGCTTGCTGTTGCATATCAG GAAGTTccagaaggaaggaaagagagtCCAGGAAGTCCATGGCAGTTCATTGGCCTCATGCCACTTTTTGATCCCCCAAGACATGACAGTGCAGAAACAATTCGGAGGGCACTCAACCTTGGTGTTAATGTCAAAATGATCACAG GTGATCAGCTGGCCATAGGGAAGGAAACTGGCCGTCGTTTGGGGATGGGTACAAACATGTACCCCTCATCTGCTTTGTTGGGCCACAACAAGGATGAGTCAATAGCTGCTTTGCCAATTGATGAACTTATAGAGAAGGCTGATGGTTTTGCTGGTGTTTTTCCAG AGCATAAGTATGAGATTGTTAAACGCTTGCAAGCAAGGAAGCATATATGTGGTATGACTGGTGATGGTGTGAATGATGCTCCTGCCCTAAAGAAGGCTGATATTGGGATAGCGGTTGCTGATGCAACTGATGCAGCTCGTAGTGCTTCTGATATTGTTCTTACGGAACCTGGTCTAAGTGTCATTATCAGTGCTGTGCTGACCAGTCGGGCCATTTTTCAGAGAATGAAAAACTATACT ATCTATGCGGTTTCAATTACAATCCGTATTGTG CTTGGGTTCATGCTGCTGGCTCTCATTTGGCACTTTGACTTTCCGCCTTTTATGGTCCTTATCATTGCAATCCTCAATGATG GTACCATAATGACTATATCAAAGGACAGGGTGAAGCCATCTCCTCAGCCTGACAGTTGGAAACTGTCTGAGATTTTTGCAACTGGAATCATCCTTGGTGGCTATTTGGCGATGATGACAGTCATTTTCTTCTGGGCTGCATACAAAACCGACTTCTTTCCG CGGGTATTCCATGTCGAAAGCCTTGAGAAAACAGCTCAGGATGACTTTCAGAAGCTTGCCTCTGCAGTCTACCTGCAAGTGAGCACCATCAGTCAGGCACTCATATTTGTGACACGATCCCGCAGTTGGTCCTTTGTTGAGCGGCCCGGTTTCTTTCTCGTTGCTGCTTTCTTGGTTGCACAGCTG GTTGCTACCCTCATAGCCGTGTATGCCGACTGGGGATTTGCTGCAATCAAGGGGATCGGATGGGGCTGGGCTGGTGTCATCTGGCTTTACAACATCATCTTCTATTTTCCACTCGATATAATCAAGTTCCTAACCCGCTATGCTCTGAGTGGGAGGGCATGGGATCTCGTCATCGAGCAAAGA ATTGCATTTACGAGGCAGAAGGACTTCGGAAAGGAAGCTAGGGAGCTCAAGTGGGCACATGCTCAGAGAACACTGCATGGGCTGCATCCTCCCGAGACCAAGATGTTCGGCGAGAGGACCAGCTTCGCTGATCTTAATCAGATGGCAGAAGAGGCCAAAAGGCGAGCTGAGATTGCAAG ACTTAGGGAACTGCACACATTAAAGGGACATGTGGAGTCTGTCGTGAGGCTGAAGGGCTTGGATATTGACACCATTCAGCAAGCCTATACCGTGTGA
- the LOC103720103 gene encoding FAD synthetase, chloroplastic-like isoform X2, with the protein MKDKCLLDCGADQECVLGGIVALGKFDALHIGHRQLAIQASKAGTPFLLSFVGMAEVLGWESRPPIVAKCDRKRVLSSWAPYCGNEVPLEYQVEFSNVRHLTPRQFVERLSKELKVSGVVAGENYRFGYKASGDASDLVRLCKEYGLSAYILSFVMDKTRCYNGTSKSINDRGQVSSTRVRHALAMGDMEYVAELLGRKHRLVLMLDDQCLFMHNRILVSRSCMLNQPPVDGLYENCTLLLDNVFVGPCKVVINDEKIDIEWDGKSNWVQNPVRSGQLLSIEFG; encoded by the exons ATGAAAGATAAATGTCTTCTTGATTGTGGAGCAGATcaagaatgtgtacttg GAGGCATAGTTGCATTGGGAAAGTTTGATGCTCTTCATATTGGTCATCGACAACTTGCAATTCAGGCATCAAAAGCTGGGACTCCTTTTCTATTATCATTTGTGGGAATGGCAGAAGTACTTGGTTGGGAGTCAAG GCCTCCCATAGTCGCAAAATGTGACCGGAAACGGGTTCTTTCCTCCTGGGCCCCATATTGTGGTAATGAAGTTCCTCTTGAATATCAAGTTGAATTTTCTAATGTTAGACATCTTACTCCACGGCAATTCGTTGAAAGGTTGTCCAAGGAGCTCAAAGTAAGTGGAGTAGTTGCAG GTGAGAATTATAGATTTGGTTATAAAGCATCTGGTGATGCGTCGGATTTGGTGAGGCTTTGCAAAGAGTATGGTTTGTCTGCATATATTCTGAGCTTTGTCATGGACAAGACTCGATGTTATAATGGGACAAGTAAAAGCATAAATGACAGAGGACAGGTATCATCCACTCGTGTTCGCCATGCTCTTGCTATGGGCGACATGGAATATGTAGCGGAATTATTGGGGAGGAAGCATCGTCTTGTGTTGATGTTGGATGACCAATGCCTTTTCATGCATAATAGAATTTTGGTTTCTAGATCTTGCATGCTAAACCAGCCACCAGTGGATGGTCTGTATGAGAACTGCACTCTTCTATTGGATAATGTGTTTGTTGGGCCATGCAAGGTGGTCATTAATGATGAAAAAATTGATATAGAATGGGATGGTAAAAGCAATTGGGTGCAAAATCCTGTTCGCAGTGGCCAACTCCTCAGTATAGAGTTTGGCTGA
- the LOC103720103 gene encoding FAD synthetase, chloroplastic-like isoform X1 yields MERGALHSNLRVAHCWPLFSRSPNAPRSSGEHRRLRRTPPPCSTELLLAKRLRACNYLKERGCLILHKALPRSSIRVFNSCGPQEANINSEAMKDKCLLDCGADQECVLGGIVALGKFDALHIGHRQLAIQASKAGTPFLLSFVGMAEVLGWESRPPIVAKCDRKRVLSSWAPYCGNEVPLEYQVEFSNVRHLTPRQFVERLSKELKVSGVVAGENYRFGYKASGDASDLVRLCKEYGLSAYILSFVMDKTRCYNGTSKSINDRGQVSSTRVRHALAMGDMEYVAELLGRKHRLVLMLDDQCLFMHNRILVSRSCMLNQPPVDGLYENCTLLLDNVFVGPCKVVINDEKIDIEWDGKSNWVQNPVRSGQLLSIEFG; encoded by the exons ATGGAGAGGGGAGCCCTCCACTCCAATCTCCGCGTCGCTCACTGCTGGCCGCTCTTCTCTCGCTCTCCCAACGCCCCTCGCTCGAGCGGGGAGCATCGGCGGCTCCGTAGAACGCCTCCCCCCTGCTCGACAGAGTTGTTGCTCGCCAAGCGCTTGAG AGCTTGTAATTATTTGAAAGAAAGAGGATGCTTGATTCTGCATAAGGCACTCCCAAGATCTTCAATAAGAGTTTTCAACTCATGCGGACcacaagaagcaaatataaatagTGAAGCAATGAAAGATAAATGTCTTCTTGATTGTGGAGCAGATcaagaatgtgtacttg GAGGCATAGTTGCATTGGGAAAGTTTGATGCTCTTCATATTGGTCATCGACAACTTGCAATTCAGGCATCAAAAGCTGGGACTCCTTTTCTATTATCATTTGTGGGAATGGCAGAAGTACTTGGTTGGGAGTCAAG GCCTCCCATAGTCGCAAAATGTGACCGGAAACGGGTTCTTTCCTCCTGGGCCCCATATTGTGGTAATGAAGTTCCTCTTGAATATCAAGTTGAATTTTCTAATGTTAGACATCTTACTCCACGGCAATTCGTTGAAAGGTTGTCCAAGGAGCTCAAAGTAAGTGGAGTAGTTGCAG GTGAGAATTATAGATTTGGTTATAAAGCATCTGGTGATGCGTCGGATTTGGTGAGGCTTTGCAAAGAGTATGGTTTGTCTGCATATATTCTGAGCTTTGTCATGGACAAGACTCGATGTTATAATGGGACAAGTAAAAGCATAAATGACAGAGGACAGGTATCATCCACTCGTGTTCGCCATGCTCTTGCTATGGGCGACATGGAATATGTAGCGGAATTATTGGGGAGGAAGCATCGTCTTGTGTTGATGTTGGATGACCAATGCCTTTTCATGCATAATAGAATTTTGGTTTCTAGATCTTGCATGCTAAACCAGCCACCAGTGGATGGTCTGTATGAGAACTGCACTCTTCTATTGGATAATGTGTTTGTTGGGCCATGCAAGGTGGTCATTAATGATGAAAAAATTGATATAGAATGGGATGGTAAAAGCAATTGGGTGCAAAATCCTGTTCGCAGTGGCCAACTCCTCAGTATAGAGTTTGGCTGA